ATACTTTTTTTTAACTGTATTATACacacaaattatatattaactgattgacaaaatacaaatattttgtttgatatCTAAATGGAAGTCCAGGAAAGTTCCAAGTGTGGAATCAGATTCACGTGTTGGAGAAGGGGAAATAAAGAGAAACGGTCCCGAGCGTGGGCTCAGAGCGGcccaaatttaaattttaattaataaaatcaaataataggAAAATAAAGCGTGGGCCCGGCGGTGGGATGTTGATGTGTTTGTGTAATGTTTTTAAtgtttcaaaaagtttttaaatgcggagttttgtcttttttttttccttgtggACTCCACTTTTAAGATTTGTTACCtaaataaaataacttattttttcTACCGACAGTGTCCTTTCAGTTACCGATTCGCAAGCTTTATGTTATACACAGTACCGTACTAGTATTACATAATCTATTAgcattaaatatatttgttcCTCATGGTTGGTTGCGTAGTGCGTATGTGTCGCAATACATAGCCCTTATGGCCACTATCGGAATTTTTTTATGTGATCTTTGGTTAATTGGTTGTTTTACAAGAAAgataaataaactttttttgaacaaaaaaaggaTAAATAAACTAACTACTCGttgtttgtcaaaaaaaaaactaactaccCGTTCTACTtcgtttagaattttaaaaataagaaacaaaaaatattgaggAGTAATTGTTTGACGTGACTTGATGATCAAAATCGCAAACGTCTGTATCGTGTTAATAGCAGACAAGTTAATAATGtcacaaaaatacaaaaacagcGTGAAGAGACGGCAATAATAACGTGAATGTTGATGATTCAGCCCGGGACCATTCCACAAACAAGTTTCAGAGTCGTGCTAGAATTATATGTACTATATATACGACGTAATCAATGAAAGTGCTATTCTAGAGGTGAATTTTATACGATCTATTTCTATTGACATAAATGTTTCAGTATTTGTTTGTCGTTTTTCTGTATAAGAAAACTCTGCAttcaaaaattgaaaataacaagaaaatatttaaaaagtggCGTGGAAAGAGAACGTGAACCAACTACATTTCACATGCTTCAAATAACTAAAAAGAGTACGTGGTTCCTCGAAGCCTCGCTCTAGTTTTACATCTGAACACTTGCGTGCGTATGAATTATGAACCATAAAAAAACTCATCAACGTTAAAATCTAACATTATATTAGTCTCAGTCAAACTCCCTTCGAATTCAAAATCGATATGTAATAGTTCACTTAATGATGCCGTGGTAGATTGCATGATAGCATGTAAACACAGCATTGAATTATTGACTACAACACATTATTGACATTTCAATAGTATATGACAAACAAATAGGGTATTTAAATACGAAGAGGACGTGGTGATTATGTTGGGTGTAATGGAGGCAGtcaaatacttaaatatatacagttttttattattcaaatgcGTTTATTTGATATGAAAGGGACAACACAAGCTTGTTATTCACGCACATCGATTCTTaaattcttttttcttctttccatAAGCTAATCTATCAGTTCATGTGCCCTTTTTAGTACGCTAAATTACGTTATAATCCAAAACtctttaattttaaacttatcTTAAAAGTTTTCACCCCgtgttgttaaaaagaaaatttcatcCCCGTACGAATATATACCTCTAAAAGATTGATATATACgactttttttccttttcacgAGTATTCCGAATATTTTTggtccaaaaataaaatatgcttTTGTCACATACATGATAGAGATGGAATATTTACTAAACTAAGAATAAAACTACTAATTAAAATCATTAGATAATCGATATTTTGGTGGAACTCTCTCTTTACCTTTTATGATTTTACAATTCccgtttatttattttctgcCCTCCAGAAATACTATATTAATGAGAAATAGTATTAATATAAACAGGATAAGTTGGAAACTACTCAACATTGGACCCACTCTTTGTCACAGCGACATTTGCGCGCGTCTTCCACGTCAGTTTAATGCGATATCGTAACGGCTAGTCAaactttgtttattttctaACATACGCTTAAAATATACTACTGTCTAACTTGCACTTGACCCATTCCTTCCGTCTTCTTTTTATCATCAGTTCTCTCGAGTATTGAGGAAAAGTTGAAAtagcttttaattttaatttttgcttTTTAGTTCACTGGTCTGTCACGCATAACCCACGATTTCGACCACTTACTTTACTTTTCTGCAtcgaataataataaaatttctagAAAAAACACAAAGTCTTGTAACGTTTCAACAAAAGTATATGCTAGTGAAAACCCATCTCGCGAAAAGTGACGTTGATATATGGAGAAAGACTAGTAGTTGAACCACGAAACTTGCCACTTTTTTTGGTGCAATATGACATTGGAAAGTGGGTATAAACCTAACCCCACGATTTTCAGCAACAGGATGACCCTCGTGAACCCCCCTTCTACATTAAAGATACTGACACATATGTCAAAGATTCGTGTTCCATCATCAACACTATTGGTACAGTTTTAGAAACCAGGATTTTTGATACTGTTTTcaactatttactattttaGGACATTTACAATTTACCGAGTATTGTTAGGAAAGATTAACATGGAGACTAGCGTTCTTTGGAGATTTACAGATTGGACATGTGTTAATCGAAGAACCACACACACTGCATAAGCACATGTGTCTGCATGGTAACAGTAACACACTCGCTTCTCCTTTCCCACAGCTTCTACACATCGTACTTGAAACCGTGCGCATCATCGTAGTACTGTCACCCTTGTCGTTGCTTCCGCAACAAGACTGCGCGTCATCAGCAGTCGTAGGCTCCTCCCACCGGTTACGTTCCACAGCGGCGAGGACTTGTTGGAGATTGGACCTTAGGGAGTTTACAGTGGCTTCGTTAGACTGTGCCATGTCACGCCATAACTGATTCTCTACACTAAGAGACTTAACCTTCTCTTCAAGAAAGAGGTTTAGTTTGCCTATGTGATTTATCTCTTCGTCTTTGGCTCTAAGTGTCTTCATCAACCCTTGTTCAATCGCTTCCATTATCTTCCTACCTTGctgttttctcttctcttcaaTCCCCATTCTCATTATCTCTAcctgataaaaaaatattgtcaaacaTCATCAGTCGATATGAaccagcaaaaaaaaattatgttaataaaaatgtttaataacaACACTTACATGATTAGAGATCAAGCGATCGATATCTAAGTTGTGATGTTGGATGTTAGAAGACAAGTCTTGTCCTAGGAACATGAGAGGATCAGTGCAACGTTTCTGGCTTGGCATAGGGTTTTCAACAACCGATTCTTCTCTGGGGCGTTTTCTCAAAGACGACACAGGAGGAAGATAATTAACGTTGTTGCCATTATTATTGTCACTGTTGAATGTAACTGAGCTATCAACGGAATGGATCGTTGGCTTCATGGACTGATGAACCAAACCGTCAACAGGTGAGATGTTGTAAATGGGATTAAACGTAGAAGTTTGACATTCCATGGTAGGGTTAAATGGCATCGCAGTCGCTGGAAGAGTGTTGTATCGGATCTGGTTGTTGTTATAGAATAAACTGTTTGCTTCAACGGGTTGCATCATTTCTCTGTAAAAGAAAATAAGCCGTGTATAACGTTAGGTTTGGTTGAAAAAGGAAACAGAGAAAAGAACAAAGAGAAGAGAACGAGAAGAACACATATATACCTGTTAGAAGAAAATAAAGGGTTAAGATGGTGTGCTTCAACTGCCATCGAAACTGGTTCAAACCTCTATAAAATGGGCGATTCAGAAGGGAGCCTTTAGAAACGTGAAAGATGGTGGTGGAACAAGTAATGGGAGGTTGTGAAGGGTTTTAATAATATGGTTTCGCAGAGAGGggaaaactaaaaaacaaatatctaagCAGAAACCAACACCACCCTTGTCTGCTAATTTATAGAGAACAGAGAGGAAGATGtgatgtgtttttttatttatttatgtattttctaattgtggttttgttgttttctaGATAGTATTGTTTATTATTAAAGgtgaaaagaaaacattaagcATGAGGATTCTTCGGTTATCCGGCTGACCAGTGACCCATTAAAGAAGTTtcttaattagaaaaaaaaaagctttgacAACGACCTCTGTAAATTCTGTATCTACCACTTTTACGTCctcctatttttatttaatttttactgAAAAACTGGttgttttctttgattttttttactttgaacttgttgtttctttcttgtttcGCCTAACTCTtgtcgttttttatttttttgaaactaatcgTTTTTAATTCTTCATCTTTAATATTTACTGGTCAAAACTGACAACAAGTAAAATCTATATTGGTAACAGAAGTGTTTGGTGTAAGAAACCGTGGAAGATTCATTGTATGTTAGTGTATGTATTCGTACGTAAATGCCAATGTGTGTATAATGTATAAACGCCAAAATTGTGGTACATCAAAAGAGGTGGCTCATGTGACAAGAGTTGTGCGTCTTGTGACCATCTTAAATTATTCGTATCGTTTTCAAACAAACGATCATTGTGTGTTTAAACAGATCtcgattttatttttgaaacatcCAAGTATCATTTatcccaaaacaaaaacaaatcatgccaataatttgatgtttgagattgGGAAATTACTCAttctatattaataaatttacagAATAACTGCTATGCATGCATGAATTTGAAACGCCAATGctctgaacaaaaaaagaatatttaaaacGGAAGATGCCAACAAAAAAACTTGAAGAGTGCCTTATCCGTTGGGACAGACTTTGACAAGTCCGTTAGATTCCAACGGGGCGAATCCGTAAATGAGGCAGAGTACTAGATACAACAGACGGTCACTTACACTGCCACGTGTCAAAACATATGTGAAATTGTGGGACCCGTGGTCCACGTGTGATAGAGTTGCCGGGATATTAGGGTCGCATGGGCACGTGTGAGGTGCCAGCTTGGCATTATTCTCAGTTATATTGTAATTTTAGCTTAAAGAGAAAAATcgataaacaaaaagaaaattaaaagcaGCCGTTGAGAAAGGTACGGTGTACCCACCGCTGCTTCTTTACgtctttttctaattttgttttatttcctttaatttatttaattatatgttttgtcTGTTACTTTGCCACGTCTGTTTAGATAGAATAATGTCACGTGTCACCAAATTTTCTCTTCCATGTTACGACCAGTATACATTGCCACATTAAGGGGAAAACTAATTGGTTTTCTTATTCTTGGTTTGGAttatgctcttttttttttttaccgtcTAAGAGATTTATTACTGAGACACAAGTCCAAACCAGACCAGACCCGAAAAAACTTACAACAGGAGCCCAAACTGTAGGCCCAAACTATTAGTACAAACAAAAGAGCCCATAAACCGGTCTATATACACTCTCTAACCGAAAGCCCACAAAATGAAAGAGCTCTAAGTCCACCAAGGAAAAACCGAGACCAAAATCAAACATCGATCCCCACAACACGTCATCCCCACGTGTTAAAACCACGCCAACGAAGAGACGCGTGGAGACCGCTGAAGGATTCGTCGTCACGAACGGCAAAAGCTCACCGCCGGGGCCGAAAACCGTCGCTTCACCGGACACATGAGTCACCAATTCTGTCCCAAATAGAGATCAACGCTGATACTAACTTAACCACCCACACCGAAAAACACCGGGAACAAGAACCCACGATCACCTAAACCACCTCTAACAACTGTATTAGATGTATAGGTATCAGGGTCAATCACCACCGGCCCGAACTTTAGAGAGCTTGAATCGGTAACCACCGATGTCTTCTCCGAATTCGGCCAATAAACACCGAAACAGAACACCTTCCACGCAGCGCAATCACATCCATGAGAACCAAGAGCCGGCGACCAATACCGACGTCGAAATGGCATGGCCCCAGAGTCATAAGCCGGCGGTAACCAGTGCATAGTCCACCGTTCCCCGGAAATCGAAAGGCGGCCCACCACCCAAGAGAGAGGTGCATGGccgttaaaagaaaaaaacagaaagaggGGTTTGTAAATAGCTACGATGGCCGAACCGGCAGCGGCTAGAAGAGCCGAAACCGCCGGCCGGAAACTGAGATCGACggtgatgtcttgcatatttgcattgttttagctattcattcataagcatttgcatcatatagattaggatttagacatgtttaggttgcattttgcatgcataagtctctattaggtactggagtgccaagtgaagttattggagacatttggatgtgtttggagctcaaaagaggTGAAAAAGGTGATCATTGGACGAGCAAAGCATCGGAGCGACCTACCCGGAGCGACCCTACGGAGTCGCTGTGCCccacctctcagagcgaccttCCCAGAGCGATAACTCCAAGTCGCTCGCGTTCTCATCACTCGGAGACACGAAGAAACAAGGTCAGAGCGACCACCTCGGAGCGACTAGGCGAcatcgctccagccggagcgaccttaAGGCCCAGTCTCAGAGCGACGCCATGAAGTCACTCGCCTCTTTATCGCTTCGGACATCCGTAAATCACCCTGGAGCGACCCCGCAGAGCGACCACCCGAAGTCGCTCCCAACCCCAGAGCGACCTCTCGGAGCGACTggccgaggtcgctccgcgttatcagtgcacgatttttattattttcaaggacctttttgcaatttattgtgcacgtttttgcactgaaaaacctaatgtttaagtactctttgtagccaccattggcagattatcttttatctttgatctattgaagaacacaaaactctctgaagaaaagttctcttttggctttgattgttcttgtgttcttgtgatttctcttctatttctctatatgattcatctgaaatccatcatgggtttaagaggaatcatggggattagtgagtaatcaccttctgaattcatgggttagggtgattaagggtgattaggctagttctaggatgttttaggtatagatcatacttgttccttgcatagtagagtgatcttaatgcatcatttgagtaggccactcaaagggtgatctctaggcatttctcacccgacaggtgtttgatgaaatgcctgagttaACTCttctaggcttttagtgtactttgccaaagagatttgctgttaaagatgctaagatagctaatagacttgttagtaatgattgcttgcatgttattcaaccaaagacatttgatgtttgagacatgttagcaaatgagcattcatctagacatagagcttgcttagaattgtgtctaggcttaaggttgatagtctGATTCATCATTTacattccttagttcgaaacttgatcacccaaagtctgaaatccctatacccatgagttctcctttagAAATAGTTTAAAAGTCATCTCATTtactgttttgtttcattgttaGGATTGATAGAATTCATCCAATCAttggctgcacttagattaagcagatacttgcattctctctgcatttgagtccctcagatttggttcgacaacttacttccactatactatcatttgacttaggagcctcaaaactcttaacatcaaattggcgccgttgccaaattctgagtttgatttgaacattgagatttagtcatttgcttgagactaagtcatttttatttttgtaagttactgattctcttcttcactctttgtgattttcaggtgtatgaacttgaggagcaagggtacatcaaaccttgttccaagagccgcagacatcagagctttagagagagagtgtgctagaaaaagaagagaagaagagcaacaagctttactgcagacacaggaagctgagatggctgatccacaaaatcctctgaaccccaatggagtaaacaatgctccacaagggccccaacagcgaccagctcgccccattggcacttatgactgCCCCAACAcccatggtcctagacttggaatccgagcaccagctgtggctgctaacaactttgagatcaagtcaggactgctaaactgcatagagaacaacaagtatcatggtctggctgtggaggacccatttgatcacttggataagtttgacagctactgtggtatgtcaaagactaatggtgtgtccAAGGATgtcttaaagctcaagctattccctttctctttgggggataaggcacgtcaatgggagaagtctctaccaagtgactccatcaccacttgggaagactgcaaaagggcattcttggagaagttcttctctacctcaagaactgctaagttgaggaatgagatctccagcttccaacagaagaacttggaaggattcagtgaagcttgggagagattcaatggttaccaagctcagtgcccacaccatggattctctaaggagagcttgctgagcacattctacagaggtgctcttcctatgtacagagccagactggatacagctagcaatgggttcttttggggagaactgagaaagaggcagaggctctggttgacaacatggttaagagtgatgcagtctacagtggagaccatgacagaacaGCCGAGGTGATGACAAATCAAACAAGGaaatgagataaaggctcttcaggagaagattgacaaactcattgctgataaggccacacaagcgcaggtgaactttgttggcaacccaagccaggagatacctcctactgtcaatgaggttgagggtttggaagggcaagaagaattatgtttcatcaatagtaatggtagctggtacaagaaggaacccaactttcagtacacacaactaccaacagaagccctattcaaacaatCAGCAGAGTGGTTTCAGcctcgaaacaaccagcagaagcaactatcagcctcagcaaaactcttctcctagctcctctgccctcaacagagcagcactgatgccttactgaaacagatcttggagtctcagactagaagtgagaagcatgtgggctatgagctgaagaaccttcactccaagattgatgggagctacagagctcaacaacaaattctcccaccttgcttcttctgtcaagaatttggagaatcagtttgcttccatgagctcccaccagaaccgccagc
This Raphanus sativus cultivar WK10039 unplaced genomic scaffold, ASM80110v3 Scaffold1797, whole genome shotgun sequence DNA region includes the following protein-coding sequences:
- the LOC130504779 gene encoding probable BOI-related E3 ubiquitin-protein ligase 3; amino-acid sequence: MAVEAHHLNPLFSSNREMMQPVEANSLFYNNNQIRYNTLPATAMPFNPTMECQTSTFNPIYNISPVDGLVHQSMKPTIHSVDSSVTFNSDNNNGNNVNYLPPVSSLRKRPREESVVENPMPSQKRCTDPLMFLGQDLSSNIQHHNLDIDRLISNHVEIMRMGIEEKRKQQGRKIMEAIEQGLMKTLRAKDEEINHIGKLNLFLEEKVKSLSVENQLWRDMAQSNEATVNSLRSNLQQVLAAVERNRWEEPTTADDAQSCCGSNDKGDSTTMMRTVSSTMCRSCGKGEASVLLLPCRHMCLCSVCGSSINTCPICKSPKNASLHVNLS